From Triticum aestivum cultivar Chinese Spring chromosome 4A, IWGSC CS RefSeq v2.1, whole genome shotgun sequence, a single genomic window includes:
- the LOC123087896 gene encoding uncharacterized protein isoform X1, with translation MASGSTSSGSGRRGLVSCAHSLNCRVEDAPLPLYPDLEKAVYELIVGFYDQAFDRLPCDRIPGLRDLLTTAGTCLGLLDPVSNIILNTLALLPEGAAAAASTAPPATKKSRRLVRKAWAWHDIANRSYNSLLAFLMAYFGCLCTKEQAARYIYWAGANLSLAVMLVEYDLYYRVEDALDPESGRTQAALEWAATIAGHPSPTVLTKLMSSQLKDDDFHLLERQLFSAADTPLKADDVREIDSILRMMMSPPCVASVSHTTKGLVVHVRQNLDTVWSTTPSATEDTRTTSTALCWDGKPISSLQCGLPDKLERCLERAAGLEQYLENLCSSDACDYLHTLKMHLHGMIHTYCVKVLKLLPKPSGSLMRAFLMAGHCYGSMDPISNIIVNSIWYNSHGCPLPESERSKIEQYNDILDPLSLLRTQVHSLKGLVELAKFAIPQFSTEGCALELLCSAGCDVFDRFPLSAEMFKEKKLFHEVAKAAGHPLPFQLGELHEMLMVTPEGKALLSLTSEAQIQCSVLRIEDMTNHISRMWRGWVAAKTGGVVQAPKLFPKSLMFVSSMRSKYEERRSWFRSKIEQVLRDYTTQHFWEQQYKLDIICGVEAINQGRPPLGEMCYRVNFTATSHLERERRLFFAEFLFSGGPRPETCCPLPYDYAGRCYYGEQTARKIVYPDDAKYIPHDITHPGTRRVDDMLEMDVVHFSSEMDVELAEKLNKMHAN, from the exons ATGGCTTCTGGATCCACTTCTTCCGGCTCTGGGAGAAGGGGGCTGGTGTCTTGCGCGCACAGCCTCAACTGCCGCGTCGAGGATGCGCCTCTGCCTCTTTACCCCGACCTCGAAAAGGCCGTCTACGAGCTCATCGTCGGCTTCTACGACCAGGCGTTCGACCGGCTGCCCTGCGACAGGATTCCGGGCCTCCGCGACCTGCTCACCACCGCCGGCACCTGCCTCGGCCTCCTCGACCCCGTCTCCAACATCATCCTCAACACCCTCGCCCTCCTCCCCGAAGGTGCCGCCGCCGCAGCTTCCACCGCTCCACCCGCCACAAAGAAGTCCAGAAGACTAGTGCGCAAGGCCTGGGCCTGGCACGACATTGCAAACAGGTCCTACAACAGTCTCCTGGCCTTCCTCATGGCCTACTTCGGATGTCTCTGCACCAAGGAACAGGCCGCCCGCTACATCTACTGGGCGGGCGCCAATCTCAGCCTCGCCGTCATGCTCGTCGAATACGATCTCTACTATAGGGTGGAGGATGCACTGGACCCTGAATCCGGCAGGACGCAGGCTGCCCTCGAGTGGGCGGCCACCATCGCAGGTCACCCTTCCCCCACCGTTTTGACTAAGCTCATGTCATCCCAGCTCAAAGACGACGACTTTCACCTTCTGGAGAGGCAACTCTTTTCAGCAGCAGATACCCCTCTCAAGGCTGATGATGTCAGAGAAATCGACAGCATATTGCGCATGATGATGAGCCCGCCCTGTGTTGCCAGCGTAAGCCATACCACAAAAGGGCTGGTTGTCCATGTTCGTCAGAACCTCGACACCGTGTGGTCGACCACCCCCTCCGCTACAGAGGACACCAGGACCACCTCCACCGCTCTCTGCTGGGACGGAAAACCCATCTCGTCGCTGCAGTGCGGACTGCCTGACAAGCTAGAACGTTGCCTGGAAAGAGCAGCTGGCCTGGAACAATATTTGGAGAACCTGTGCAGCAGTGACGCCTGCGATTACCTGCATACTCTCAAGATGCACCTCCACGGTATGATTCATACCTACTGCGTCAAGGTGCTCAAGCTGCTGCCCAAACCATCCGGCTCGCTCATGCGCGCCTTCCTCATGGCCGGCCACTGCTACGGCTCCATGGACCCTATCTCCAACATCATCGTCAACTCCATTTGGTACAACAGCCACGGCTGCCCTCTCCCAGAGTCTGAACGCAGCAAGATTGAGCAATACAATGACATCCTGGACCCCCTATCTCTGCTCCGCACACAGGTTCACTCCCTCAAGGGCCTTGTGGAGCTCGCCAAATTCGCCATCCCCCAGTTCTCAACAGAGGGTTGTGCTCTGGAGTTGCTCTGCAGTGCAGGATGCGACGTTTTTGACAGGTTTCCATTATCGGCAGAGATGTTTAAAGAGAAGAAGCTCTTCCATGAAGTTGCCAAGGCCGCTGGACACCCTCTACCGTTTCAGCTGGGTGAACTGCACGAGATGCTGATGGTAACACCCGAGGGAAAAGCGCTGCTCTCCTTGACGTCCGAGGCTCAAATTCAATGTAGTGTGTTGCGCATCGAGGACATGACAAATCATATAAGCCGCATGTGGCGCGGTTGGGTGGCTGCTAAAACTGGTGGCGTTGTGCAAGCTCCTAAACTTTTTCCAAAGTCTTTGATGTTCGTGTCAAGCATGAGATCAAAGTATGAGGAGCGGAGGAGTTGGTTCCGCTCAAAGATTGAACAGGTGCTGAGGGATTACACAACCCAGCATTTTTGG GAGCAGCAGTATAAACTTGATATTATCTGTGGCGTGGAGGCAATCAACCAAGGCCGCCCCCCCTTGGGTGAGATGTGCTACCGCGTGAACTTCACTGCTACTTCTCATTTGGAGCGTGAGAGGAGGCTATTCTTCGCTGAGTTTTTGTTCTCAGGTGGGCCAAGGCCAGAGACCTGCTGCCCTCTACCTTATGACTATGCAG GCCGTTGCTACTATGGTGAGCAAACCGCGAGGAAAATTGTGTATCCTGATGACGCCAAATACATCCCGCACGATATCACCCATCCTGGAACCCGACGCGTGGATGACATGCTAGAGATGGACGTCGTCCACTTCAGTTCCGAGATGGACGTGGAGCTTGCAGAGAAACTCAACAAGATGCATGCCAATTGA
- the LOC123087896 gene encoding uncharacterized protein isoform X2: MASGSTSSGSGRRGLVSCAHSLNCRVEDAPLPLYPDLEKAVYELIVGFYDQAFDRLPCDRIPGLRDLLTTAGTCLGLLDPVSNIILNTLALLPEGAAAAASTAPPATKKSRRLVRKAWAWHDIANRSYNSLLAFLMAYFGCLCTKEQAARYIYWAGANLSLAVMLVEYDLYYRVEDALDPESGRTQAALEWAATIAGHPSPTVLTKLMSSQLKDDDFHLLERQLFSAADTPLKADDVREIDSILRMMMSPPCVASVSHTTKGLVVHVRQNLDTVWSTTPSATEDTRTTSTALCWDGKPISSLQCGLPDKLERCLERAAGLEQYLENLCSSDACDYLHTLKMHLHGMIHTYCVKVLKLLPKPSGSLMRAFLMAGHCYGSMDPISNIIVNSIWYNSHGCPLPESERSKIEQYNDILDPLSLLRTQVHSLKGLVELAKFAIPQFSTEGCALELLCSAGCDVFDRFPLSAEMFKEKKLFHEVAKAAGHPLPFQLGELHEMLMVTPEGKALLSLTSEAQIQCSVLRIEDMTNHISRMWRGWVAAKTGGVVQAPKLFPKSLMFVSSMRSKYEERRSWFRSKIEQVLRDYTTQHFWQYKLDIICGVEAINQGRPPLGEMCYRVNFTATSHLERERRLFFAEFLFSGGPRPETCCPLPYDYAGRCYYGEQTARKIVYPDDAKYIPHDITHPGTRRVDDMLEMDVVHFSSEMDVELAEKLNKMHAN, translated from the exons ATGGCTTCTGGATCCACTTCTTCCGGCTCTGGGAGAAGGGGGCTGGTGTCTTGCGCGCACAGCCTCAACTGCCGCGTCGAGGATGCGCCTCTGCCTCTTTACCCCGACCTCGAAAAGGCCGTCTACGAGCTCATCGTCGGCTTCTACGACCAGGCGTTCGACCGGCTGCCCTGCGACAGGATTCCGGGCCTCCGCGACCTGCTCACCACCGCCGGCACCTGCCTCGGCCTCCTCGACCCCGTCTCCAACATCATCCTCAACACCCTCGCCCTCCTCCCCGAAGGTGCCGCCGCCGCAGCTTCCACCGCTCCACCCGCCACAAAGAAGTCCAGAAGACTAGTGCGCAAGGCCTGGGCCTGGCACGACATTGCAAACAGGTCCTACAACAGTCTCCTGGCCTTCCTCATGGCCTACTTCGGATGTCTCTGCACCAAGGAACAGGCCGCCCGCTACATCTACTGGGCGGGCGCCAATCTCAGCCTCGCCGTCATGCTCGTCGAATACGATCTCTACTATAGGGTGGAGGATGCACTGGACCCTGAATCCGGCAGGACGCAGGCTGCCCTCGAGTGGGCGGCCACCATCGCAGGTCACCCTTCCCCCACCGTTTTGACTAAGCTCATGTCATCCCAGCTCAAAGACGACGACTTTCACCTTCTGGAGAGGCAACTCTTTTCAGCAGCAGATACCCCTCTCAAGGCTGATGATGTCAGAGAAATCGACAGCATATTGCGCATGATGATGAGCCCGCCCTGTGTTGCCAGCGTAAGCCATACCACAAAAGGGCTGGTTGTCCATGTTCGTCAGAACCTCGACACCGTGTGGTCGACCACCCCCTCCGCTACAGAGGACACCAGGACCACCTCCACCGCTCTCTGCTGGGACGGAAAACCCATCTCGTCGCTGCAGTGCGGACTGCCTGACAAGCTAGAACGTTGCCTGGAAAGAGCAGCTGGCCTGGAACAATATTTGGAGAACCTGTGCAGCAGTGACGCCTGCGATTACCTGCATACTCTCAAGATGCACCTCCACGGTATGATTCATACCTACTGCGTCAAGGTGCTCAAGCTGCTGCCCAAACCATCCGGCTCGCTCATGCGCGCCTTCCTCATGGCCGGCCACTGCTACGGCTCCATGGACCCTATCTCCAACATCATCGTCAACTCCATTTGGTACAACAGCCACGGCTGCCCTCTCCCAGAGTCTGAACGCAGCAAGATTGAGCAATACAATGACATCCTGGACCCCCTATCTCTGCTCCGCACACAGGTTCACTCCCTCAAGGGCCTTGTGGAGCTCGCCAAATTCGCCATCCCCCAGTTCTCAACAGAGGGTTGTGCTCTGGAGTTGCTCTGCAGTGCAGGATGCGACGTTTTTGACAGGTTTCCATTATCGGCAGAGATGTTTAAAGAGAAGAAGCTCTTCCATGAAGTTGCCAAGGCCGCTGGACACCCTCTACCGTTTCAGCTGGGTGAACTGCACGAGATGCTGATGGTAACACCCGAGGGAAAAGCGCTGCTCTCCTTGACGTCCGAGGCTCAAATTCAATGTAGTGTGTTGCGCATCGAGGACATGACAAATCATATAAGCCGCATGTGGCGCGGTTGGGTGGCTGCTAAAACTGGTGGCGTTGTGCAAGCTCCTAAACTTTTTCCAAAGTCTTTGATGTTCGTGTCAAGCATGAGATCAAAGTATGAGGAGCGGAGGAGTTGGTTCCGCTCAAAGATTGAACAGGTGCTGAGGGATTACACAACCCAGCATTTTTGG CAGTATAAACTTGATATTATCTGTGGCGTGGAGGCAATCAACCAAGGCCGCCCCCCCTTGGGTGAGATGTGCTACCGCGTGAACTTCACTGCTACTTCTCATTTGGAGCGTGAGAGGAGGCTATTCTTCGCTGAGTTTTTGTTCTCAGGTGGGCCAAGGCCAGAGACCTGCTGCCCTCTACCTTATGACTATGCAG GCCGTTGCTACTATGGTGAGCAAACCGCGAGGAAAATTGTGTATCCTGATGACGCCAAATACATCCCGCACGATATCACCCATCCTGGAACCCGACGCGTGGATGACATGCTAGAGATGGACGTCGTCCACTTCAGTTCCGAGATGGACGTGGAGCTTGCAGAGAAACTCAACAAGATGCATGCCAATTGA